From Streptomyces sp. NBC_00690, a single genomic window includes:
- a CDS encoding glutamate-cysteine ligase family protein: MGEKVVAGGFELSDRHEYRRKLQQCLAGLGRLLDEQRFDRPKNLMGLEIELNLVGSDGLPRMMNAEVLERIASQDFQTELGMFNLEVNIVPHRLGGRVLDQLAEELRTGLAYAHRKADEVGAGIVMIGILPTLAQDDLVSANLSDVRRYTMLNEQIVTARGEAFELDIDGVEHLTCTSASIAPEAACTSVQLHLQVTPGRFADVWNAAQAVAAIQIAVGANSPFLFGKELWRESRPPLFQQATDTRPPELQAQGVRPRTWFGERWVSSAYELFEENLRYFPALLPICDDEEDPLRVIDEGGVPKLQELVLHNGTVYRWNRPVYSVADGVPHLRVENRVLPAGPTVTDVIANAAFYYGLVRALSEESRPVWTRLPFATAAENFDTACRQGIEATVQWPRPGRGGGIAEVPVVTLVRDELLPLAAAGLDAWGIEPADRDLYLGVIEERCRRRVNGASWQADTFHRALDAGLGRDSAFAATTRRYSELMHLGEPVHTWPVGFPGQGR; encoded by the coding sequence ATGGGGGAGAAGGTCGTGGCCGGCGGTTTTGAGCTCTCCGATCGTCATGAGTACCGGCGAAAGCTCCAACAGTGCCTGGCGGGGCTGGGGCGACTGCTCGACGAGCAACGGTTCGACCGGCCCAAGAATCTGATGGGTCTGGAGATAGAGCTGAATCTCGTCGGTTCGGACGGTCTGCCGCGGATGATGAATGCGGAGGTGCTCGAACGCATCGCCAGTCAGGATTTCCAGACCGAGCTGGGAATGTTCAACCTGGAAGTCAACATCGTGCCCCACCGTCTCGGTGGCCGGGTCCTCGACCAGCTCGCCGAAGAACTGCGGACGGGACTCGCGTACGCACATCGAAAGGCTGACGAGGTCGGCGCCGGGATCGTGATGATCGGCATCCTTCCCACGCTCGCACAGGACGACCTGGTGTCCGCGAACCTCTCGGACGTCCGGCGCTACACGATGCTCAACGAGCAGATCGTCACCGCGCGGGGCGAGGCGTTCGAGCTCGACATCGATGGAGTCGAGCATCTGACCTGCACCTCTGCCTCCATTGCGCCCGAAGCTGCCTGTACATCGGTGCAATTGCACCTTCAAGTGACCCCGGGCCGTTTCGCGGATGTGTGGAACGCGGCTCAGGCAGTGGCAGCAATACAGATCGCGGTCGGCGCCAATTCGCCCTTTCTCTTCGGCAAGGAACTCTGGCGAGAATCGAGGCCGCCGCTCTTCCAACAGGCCACCGACACCCGGCCGCCCGAACTGCAGGCCCAGGGAGTACGACCCCGGACCTGGTTCGGTGAGCGCTGGGTGAGTTCGGCCTATGAGCTCTTCGAGGAGAACCTGCGCTACTTTCCGGCGCTCCTGCCGATCTGTGACGACGAAGAGGACCCGTTGCGGGTCATCGACGAAGGTGGCGTACCAAAACTCCAGGAACTCGTCCTCCACAACGGCACGGTCTATCGCTGGAACCGTCCGGTCTACTCGGTCGCGGACGGGGTTCCCCACCTGCGGGTGGAGAACCGCGTACTGCCCGCGGGACCCACGGTCACCGATGTGATCGCCAATGCCGCCTTCTACTACGGACTGGTTCGCGCGCTGTCCGAGGAGTCCCGTCCGGTGTGGACCCGCCTGCCGTTCGCCACCGCGGCGGAGAACTTCGACACCGCGTGCCGCCAGGGCATCGAAGCCACGGTGCAGTGGCCGAGGCCGGGGCGTGGCGGCGGAATCGCGGAGGTTCCCGTCGTCACGCTCGTCCGCGATGAGTTGCTACCGCTGGCCGCCGCCGGGCTGGACGCCTGGGGCATCGAGCCCGCCGATCGGGACCTCTACCTCGGAGTGATCGAGGAGCGGTGCAGGCGAAGGGTGAACGGTGCGTCCTGGCAGGCCGACACCTTCCACCGAGCGCTGGACGCGGGGCTCGGCCGGGACTCGGCGTTCGCGGCGACCACCCGCCGCTACAGCGAGTTGATGCACCTGGGCGAGCCCGTCCACACCTGGCCCGTCGGCTTTCCGGGGCAGGGCCGCTGA
- a CDS encoding bifunctional nuclease family protein yields the protein MNELDVVGVRVEMPSNQPIVLLREVGGDRYLPIWIGPGEATAIAFAQQGMAPARPLTHDLFKDVLEAVGQELTEVRITDLREGVFYAELVFASGVEVSARPSDAIALALRTGTPIFGSDGVLDDAGIAIPDEQEDEVEKFREFLDQISPEDFGTNSQ from the coding sequence GTGAACGAGCTCGACGTTGTGGGTGTCCGGGTGGAAATGCCCTCCAACCAACCGATCGTGCTCCTGCGTGAAGTGGGAGGCGATCGGTACCTCCCCATCTGGATCGGTCCCGGGGAGGCGACCGCCATTGCTTTCGCCCAGCAGGGCATGGCCCCTGCCAGGCCGCTGACGCACGACCTGTTCAAGGACGTGCTGGAGGCGGTGGGGCAGGAACTCACCGAGGTCCGCATCACCGACCTGCGCGAAGGGGTCTTCTATGCGGAGCTGGTGTTCGCCAGCGGAGTCGAGGTGAGCGCGCGTCCGTCGGACGCCATAGCGCTCGCGCTGCGCACCGGTACGCCGATCTTCGGCAGTGACGGGGTGCTGGACGACGCGGGGATCGCCATTCCTGATGAGCAGGAGGACGAGGTGGAGAAGTTCCGCGAGTTCCTCGACCAGATCTCTCCGGAGGACTTCGGCACCAACAGTCAGTGA
- a CDS encoding DUF5999 family protein — MCQHQPPCPTSDSADRDAARLVAHHPEQGWSLLCNGVLLFEDTGELLPNGQIIAPQRQSRTAA, encoded by the coding sequence ATGTGCCAGCATCAGCCACCCTGCCCGACATCCGACTCAGCCGATCGGGACGCGGCGCGTCTCGTGGCGCACCATCCCGAACAGGGCTGGAGCCTGCTGTGCAATGGCGTGCTCCTCTTCGAGGACACCGGTGAGCTGCTGCCGAACGGCCAGATCATCGCACCCCAGCGCCAGTCGAGGACGGCCGCCTGA
- a CDS encoding substrate-binding domain-containing protein, with the protein MERHTLPDSGAGGTGGAGPRSRHRRVLMATALVLTLAAGTGVAAYSGLPPFGRSCEESAVRLDVAVSPDIAPVVRAAADRVHKEKITSDGQCMDVRVKARENYQVATELSDHRSESEYEVWLPDSKIWAHQADASSRGVPLQMAGEVAVSPIGVATDRSAGSWLGWPGKTYTWAQLATATTASESVHLGTADPTHSATGLLALAGVAASYARESGDRTWEERNGTDRPLPDEPGTAPESTEPEPKEPASSPSAKRSAEPKPKPSATKGPKQPLPSPSPPREGAQSLPAEADRTPRPGLPDADARIAATARLLAQRLAPADSQILRTLSAPGSSRNEAVFLSEQAAFTHNFSAGDKDDLDLFYPTDRALRLDYPYHLVDVNDLTVDEGRAATRFGALLGDAASLRDLAAHGFRPPRGEAPGVLVHTAGGRPPQPYARQVTGADQISRDLLQEMLGMWTITVRSARLTTVVDVSGSMQSPVPGRSETRLEATKASLLRVVDQFSQEDEIGLWEFATGLNGPHDYRELVPTARLGALVRGERTQRTQLSAAFQALKPVPDGATGLYDSTLAAYKSAQAGHVPGKFNALIVVTDGANQDRFSISRSTLLAKLKEVRDDRRPVPLIAIAVGTSADQGELDKIAQVTGGAGYQVSDPADIQGAILKAITAVGRSLDVDRD; encoded by the coding sequence ATGGAACGTCACACCCTGCCCGATTCCGGGGCCGGCGGCACGGGCGGCGCGGGACCTCGCTCCCGACACCGTCGGGTGCTGATGGCCACCGCGCTCGTTCTGACACTCGCGGCGGGTACGGGCGTCGCCGCCTACAGCGGACTGCCTCCGTTCGGCCGCTCCTGCGAAGAGTCCGCCGTACGACTGGACGTCGCCGTCTCCCCCGACATCGCGCCCGTCGTCCGAGCCGCGGCCGACCGGGTCCACAAGGAGAAGATCACCTCCGACGGCCAGTGCATGGACGTCCGGGTGAAGGCCCGCGAGAACTACCAGGTCGCAACGGAACTGTCCGACCATCGCAGTGAGTCCGAGTACGAGGTCTGGCTCCCCGACTCGAAGATCTGGGCCCACCAGGCCGACGCGTCCAGCCGCGGTGTACCGCTACAGATGGCGGGCGAGGTCGCCGTGTCACCGATTGGCGTGGCCACGGACCGCTCGGCAGGCAGTTGGCTGGGATGGCCCGGCAAGACCTACACCTGGGCACAGTTGGCGACGGCCACGACCGCCTCGGAATCCGTACATCTGGGCACCGCCGATCCCACCCACAGCGCCACCGGTCTGCTGGCCCTCGCCGGCGTCGCGGCCTCCTACGCCCGCGAGAGCGGCGATCGCACCTGGGAGGAGCGCAACGGCACCGACCGGCCCCTGCCCGACGAACCCGGCACGGCGCCCGAATCGACGGAGCCCGAGCCGAAGGAGCCCGCTTCCTCGCCCTCGGCCAAGCGCTCCGCAGAGCCGAAGCCGAAACCCAGCGCCACGAAGGGGCCGAAGCAACCCCTGCCCAGCCCATCTCCACCGCGCGAAGGGGCCCAGAGCCTCCCAGCCGAAGCGGACCGGACGCCACGACCTGGCCTTCCGGACGCCGATGCCAGGATCGCCGCCACCGCCCGGTTGCTCGCCCAACGGCTGGCCCCCGCGGATTCCCAGATCCTGCGTACGCTCTCCGCGCCCGGCAGCTCGCGCAACGAAGCGGTGTTCCTGTCCGAGCAGGCCGCCTTCACCCACAACTTCTCCGCCGGCGACAAGGACGACCTCGACCTCTTCTATCCGACGGACCGCGCGCTCCGGCTCGACTACCCCTACCACCTGGTCGACGTGAACGACTTGACCGTGGACGAGGGACGGGCGGCGACACGGTTCGGGGCGCTCCTGGGCGATGCCGCCTCGTTGCGCGACCTCGCCGCCCACGGATTCCGCCCGCCGAGGGGCGAGGCCCCGGGAGTTCTGGTGCACACGGCGGGCGGAAGACCACCGCAGCCCTACGCCCGCCAGGTCACGGGCGCCGACCAGATCTCACGGGACCTGCTCCAGGAGATGTTGGGCATGTGGACCATCACGGTGCGCAGCGCCCGACTGACGACGGTCGTCGATGTCTCGGGATCGATGCAGTCACCGGTACCCGGCCGCAGCGAGACACGGCTCGAAGCCACCAAAGCCTCCCTGTTGCGCGTGGTCGACCAGTTCAGCCAGGAGGACGAGATCGGGCTCTGGGAGTTCGCCACCGGTCTCAACGGCCCCCACGACTATCGCGAACTGGTTCCGACCGCCAGGCTCGGCGCACTCGTGCGCGGTGAACGCACCCAGCGGACCCAGCTCTCGGCGGCGTTCCAGGCGCTGAAGCCGGTACCGGACGGCGCGACCGGGCTGTACGACTCCACGCTCGCCGCCTACAAGTCGGCCCAGGCGGGCCATGTGCCCGGCAAGTTCAATGCGCTGATCGTGGTGACCGATGGGGCCAACCAGGACCGGTTCAGCATCTCCCGGAGCACGCTGCTCGCCAAGCTCAAGGAGGTCAGGGACGACAGACGCCCGGTGCCGCTGATCGCCATCGCCGTCGGGACATCGGCCGACCAAGGAGAGCTGGATAAGATCGCCCAGGTGACGGGTGGCGCCGGCTACCAGGTCAGCGACCCGGCCGACATCCAAGGGGCGATCCTGAAGGCGATCACGGCCGTCGGCCGCTCCCTCGACGTCGATCGGGACTGA
- the gcvP gene encoding aminomethyl-transferring glycine dehydrogenase: MTANRTPLAQLERGTPFEQRHIGPDTAAQAKMLAQVGYGSLDELTAAAVPEVIKSTEALALPEGRSEAEVLSELRSLAERNKVLAPMIGLGYYGTFTPPVILRNVMENPSWYTAYTPYQPEISQGRLEALLNFQTVVADLTGLPTSGASLLDEGTAAAEAMSLARRVGKVKNGVFLVDADVLPQTLAVIQTRAEPTGVEVVTADLGNGIPAAIAERGVFGVLLQYPGASGAVRDLAPVIEQAHGLGAIVTVAADLLALTLLTPPGEIGADIAIGTTQRFGVPMGFGGPHAGYMAVREKFARSLPGRLVGVSVDADGNKAYRLALQTREQHIRREKATSNICTAQVLLAVMAGMYAVYHGPDGLRAIAHRTHRYATLLAAGLAAGGVEIVHDAYFDTLTVRAPGRAGAVVSAAREDGVNLHLVDESHVSVACDETTTRANIIAVWAAFGVEADLDALDAVAEEALPQALLRSGDFLTHPVFHEHRSETAMLRYLRRLADRDYALDRGMIPLGSCTMKLNATTEMEPVTWPEFGQIHPFAPIEQAAGYLTLIRELEERLAEVTGYDKVSIQPNAGSQGELAGLLAVRAYHRANGDEQRTVCLIPSSAHGTNAASAVMAGMKVVVVKTADDGEIDVADLRAKIEQYRDELSVLMITYPSTHGVFEEHVADICAQVHAAGGQVYVDGANLNALVGLAKPGEFGGDVSHLNLHKTFCIPHGGGGPGVGPVAVRSHLAPYLPNHPLQPSAGPETGVGPISAAPWGSAGILPISWAYVRLMGGEGLKRATQVAVLAANYIAKRLEPHYPVLYTGPAGLVAHECIVDLRPLSKATGVSVDDIAKRLIDYGFHAPTMSFPVAGTLMIEPTESEDLSEIDRFCAAMIAIRSEIEKVAAGEWPADDNPLCNAPHTAAALGGEWDHAYSRDEAVFPAGVSTADKYWPPVRRIDGAFGDRNLVCSCPPLDEYDA, translated from the coding sequence ATGACCGCCAACCGCACTCCGCTCGCACAGCTGGAGCGAGGCACCCCCTTCGAGCAGCGCCACATCGGGCCGGACACCGCGGCCCAGGCCAAGATGTTGGCGCAGGTGGGATACGGCTCGCTGGACGAGCTGACCGCCGCTGCCGTCCCCGAGGTGATCAAGAGCACGGAGGCGCTCGCCCTGCCGGAGGGGCGGTCGGAGGCCGAGGTGCTGAGCGAACTGCGCTCCCTCGCCGAGCGCAACAAGGTGCTGGCGCCGATGATCGGTCTCGGCTACTACGGCACGTTCACCCCGCCGGTCATCCTCCGCAACGTGATGGAGAACCCCTCCTGGTACACCGCGTACACGCCGTACCAGCCCGAGATCTCCCAGGGGCGGCTCGAAGCCCTGTTGAACTTCCAGACCGTCGTCGCCGATCTGACCGGTCTGCCCACCTCGGGCGCCTCCCTGCTCGACGAGGGCACGGCAGCAGCCGAGGCGATGTCCCTGGCGCGGCGGGTGGGCAAGGTCAAGAACGGCGTCTTCCTGGTCGATGCCGACGTCCTGCCCCAGACCCTCGCGGTGATCCAGACCCGCGCAGAACCGACCGGTGTCGAGGTCGTCACCGCTGACCTCGGCAACGGCATCCCCGCAGCCATCGCCGAGCGCGGTGTCTTCGGCGTGCTCCTCCAGTACCCGGGTGCCTCCGGAGCCGTGCGCGACCTCGCGCCTGTCATCGAGCAGGCCCACGGCCTCGGTGCGATCGTCACCGTCGCCGCCGACCTCCTCGCGCTCACGCTGCTCACGCCTCCCGGCGAGATCGGCGCCGACATCGCCATCGGCACCACCCAGCGCTTCGGCGTCCCCATGGGCTTCGGCGGACCGCACGCCGGCTACATGGCCGTACGCGAGAAGTTCGCGCGCAGCCTGCCCGGACGGCTCGTCGGCGTCTCCGTCGACGCCGATGGCAACAAGGCGTACCGACTTGCCCTTCAGACCCGTGAGCAGCACATTCGCCGGGAGAAGGCCACCAGCAACATCTGTACCGCACAGGTGCTGCTGGCTGTGATGGCCGGTATGTACGCGGTGTACCACGGCCCGGACGGACTGCGGGCGATCGCCCACCGGACCCACCGGTATGCCACGCTCCTCGCCGCAGGGTTGGCGGCCGGCGGTGTCGAGATCGTCCACGATGCCTACTTCGACACCCTGACCGTGCGAGCCCCCGGCCGTGCGGGTGCCGTCGTCTCCGCTGCCCGCGAAGACGGGGTCAACCTGCACCTCGTCGACGAGTCGCACGTCTCCGTCGCCTGCGACGAGACCACCACCCGCGCCAACATCATCGCCGTGTGGGCCGCCTTCGGTGTCGAGGCGGACCTCGACGCCCTCGACGCCGTCGCCGAGGAAGCCCTGCCGCAGGCCCTGCTGCGCAGCGGCGATTTCCTCACCCACCCGGTGTTCCATGAGCACCGTTCCGAGACTGCGATGCTGCGCTACCTGCGGCGGCTCGCCGATCGTGACTACGCCCTGGATCGAGGCATGATCCCGCTCGGCTCCTGCACCATGAAGCTGAACGCCACCACCGAGATGGAGCCGGTGACCTGGCCCGAGTTCGGGCAGATCCACCCCTTCGCCCCCATCGAGCAGGCAGCCGGCTACCTCACGCTCATCCGTGAACTGGAGGAGCGCTTGGCCGAGGTAACCGGCTACGACAAGGTGTCCATCCAGCCCAATGCCGGTTCCCAGGGCGAACTGGCCGGACTGCTCGCGGTGCGCGCCTACCACCGGGCGAACGGCGACGAGCAGCGCACGGTCTGTCTGATCCCCTCCTCGGCGCACGGCACCAATGCGGCCAGCGCCGTGATGGCGGGCATGAAGGTTGTCGTGGTCAAGACCGCCGATGACGGAGAGATCGACGTCGCCGACCTCCGGGCCAAGATCGAGCAGTACCGCGACGAGCTCTCCGTGCTGATGATCACCTACCCCTCCACCCACGGGGTGTTCGAGGAGCACGTGGCCGACATCTGCGCGCAGGTCCATGCGGCGGGCGGTCAGGTGTACGTCGACGGCGCCAACCTGAATGCGCTGGTGGGGCTCGCCAAGCCCGGCGAGTTCGGCGGCGATGTGTCGCATCTGAACCTGCACAAGACCTTCTGCATCCCGCACGGCGGCGGTGGCCCCGGCGTAGGACCGGTCGCCGTGCGCTCCCACCTCGCTCCGTACCTCCCCAACCACCCGCTCCAGCCGAGCGCCGGACCCGAGACCGGAGTGGGTCCGATCTCAGCCGCGCCGTGGGGTTCGGCCGGAATCCTGCCGATCTCCTGGGCGTACGTGCGACTGATGGGTGGCGAGGGGCTCAAGCGCGCAACCCAGGTCGCCGTGCTCGCGGCCAACTACATCGCCAAGCGGCTGGAGCCGCACTACCCGGTGCTCTACACCGGGCCCGCGGGGCTCGTCGCGCATGAGTGCATCGTGGATCTGCGCCCGCTGTCGAAGGCGACCGGCGTCAGTGTCGACGACATCGCCAAGCGGCTGATCGACTACGGCTTCCACGCCCCGACGATGTCCTTCCCCGTCGCGGGCACCTTGATGATCGAGCCCACGGAGAGCGAGGACCTGAGCGAGATCGACCGCTTCTGCGCCGCGATGATCGCCATCCGCAGCGAGATCGAGAAGGTTGCGGCGGGCGAGTGGCCCGCTGACGACAACCCGCTGTGCAATGCCCCGCACACCGCGGCTGCTCTCGGCGGTGAGTGGGACCACGCCTACAGCCGTGACGAAGCGGTCTTTCCCGCGGGCGTGAGCACGGCGGACAAGTACTGGCCGCCGGTCCGCCGGATCGACGGTGCCTTCGGCGACCGGAACCTGGTCTGTTCCTGCCCGCCGCTGGACGAGTACGACGCCTGA
- a CDS encoding MerR family transcriptional regulator: MGESGLFPLQESASESSAEEIGYRGPTACAAAGITYRQLDYWARTGLVEPSVRASHGSGAQRLYSFRDVVTLKIVKRFLDTGVALQNIRAAVRHLRTRGVGDLERMTLMSDGATVYECSSPDEVVDLLQGGQGIFGIAVGVVWRDVEAALSQLHGERIDTGETLVGNHPMDELARRRRDRAV; encoded by the coding sequence CTGGGGGAGAGCGGGCTGTTTCCGCTCCAGGAGAGTGCGTCGGAGTCATCGGCGGAGGAAATCGGCTATCGCGGGCCGACCGCATGTGCGGCGGCCGGAATCACCTATCGACAACTCGACTACTGGGCGCGCACCGGTCTGGTCGAGCCCAGTGTCCGTGCGTCCCATGGATCGGGGGCTCAGCGGCTCTACAGCTTCCGTGACGTGGTCACCCTGAAGATCGTCAAGCGTTTCCTGGACACGGGTGTGGCCCTTCAGAACATTCGCGCCGCCGTGCGGCACCTGCGTACCCGTGGCGTGGGCGATCTGGAGCGCATGACCTTGATGAGCGACGGAGCAACGGTCTACGAGTGCTCCTCGCCCGACGAGGTCGTCGACCTGCTCCAAGGTGGCCAGGGCATCTTCGGCATCGCCGTGGGCGTTGTGTGGCGCGATGTCGAGGCGGCCCTGTCACAGCTGCACGGGGAGCGGATCGACACGGGGGAGACCCTCGTCGGCAACCATCCGATGGATGAGTTGGCCCGGCGCAGACGGGACCGTGCGGTCTGA
- a CDS encoding PRC-barrel domain-containing protein, translating to MQTDIDPRSLIGRKAFDRNGAKIGTVDEVYLDDATGAPEWAAVRTGLFSRDAFVPLEPSTFADDVLRVPYERSLIKDAPDFGVGRHLSPEQELQLYHHYGLELSSAPETPAPPPSPAGEEPSTDRSFGRIAGREDEGT from the coding sequence GTGCAGACCGATATCGATCCGCGCAGCCTGATCGGCCGCAAGGCGTTCGACCGCAACGGTGCCAAGATCGGAACGGTGGACGAGGTGTACCTCGACGACGCCACCGGTGCACCCGAATGGGCGGCCGTACGCACCGGACTCTTCAGCAGGGACGCCTTCGTCCCGCTGGAGCCGAGCACCTTCGCCGACGACGTCCTGCGGGTGCCCTACGAGCGCTCGCTGATCAAGGACGCACCGGATTTCGGTGTGGGCAGGCACCTCTCCCCCGAACAGGAACTCCAGCTCTACCACCACTACGGGCTCGAACTGTCCTCGGCACCGGAGACGCCAGCCCCCCCGCCCTCCCCAGCCGGGGAGGAGCCCTCGACCGACCGCTCCTTCGGTCGTATCGCCGGCCGCGAGGACGAGGGCACCTGA
- a CDS encoding DUF881 domain-containing protein, with protein MNSNRMPLPDESGEPSGGEAGAPRAPREPVGLTGRQRLVAGLWPPRITRAQLTVAVLLFVLGLGLAIQVRSTNDDSALRGARQEDLVRILDELDDRNQRLEDEKRRLEAQRTELENSSDRAEEARKQTQQKEQQLGILAGTVAAQGPGITLTIEDSSGAVEPDMLLDAIQELRAAGAEAIQVNEHRVVAGSYFTGAGGDIEVDGNRIGAPYIFKVIGKPQDLEPALNIPGGVVQTLEKEQAIATVVRSEKIIVDSLRPAERPDYARSSAQ; from the coding sequence ATGAACAGCAACCGCATGCCGCTGCCGGACGAATCGGGCGAGCCGTCGGGCGGTGAGGCCGGGGCGCCCCGCGCGCCGCGGGAACCCGTGGGGTTGACCGGCCGTCAGCGCCTGGTCGCCGGTCTGTGGCCGCCGAGGATCACCCGCGCCCAACTGACCGTGGCCGTCCTGCTGTTCGTGCTCGGCCTCGGGCTGGCGATCCAGGTGCGTTCGACCAACGACGACAGCGCGCTGCGCGGCGCGCGGCAAGAGGACCTGGTGCGGATCCTCGATGAGCTGGATGACCGCAACCAGCGCCTTGAGGACGAGAAGCGGCGCCTCGAAGCACAGCGCACGGAGTTGGAGAACAGCTCCGACCGCGCCGAAGAGGCCCGTAAGCAGACCCAGCAGAAGGAGCAGCAACTCGGCATCCTGGCCGGCACTGTTGCGGCGCAAGGGCCGGGGATCACACTCACGATCGAGGATTCTTCGGGTGCCGTGGAGCCCGATATGTTGCTCGACGCGATTCAGGAGCTCCGGGCTGCGGGGGCGGAGGCGATCCAGGTGAATGAGCACAGGGTGGTGGCGGGTTCCTATTTCACCGGGGCGGGTGGTGACATCGAGGTGGACGGGAACCGGATCGGCGCGCCTTACATCTTCAAGGTCATCGGCAAGCCGCAGGACCTGGAGCCGGCTCTAAACATCCCGGGCGGCGTGGTCCAGACATTGGAGAAGGAGCAGGCCATTGCCACGGTGGTCCGCTCGGAGAAGATCATCGTGGATAGCTTGCGGCCCGCGGAGCGGCCTGACTACGCTCGGTCGTCAGCCCAGTGA
- a CDS encoding FHA domain-containing protein: protein MPHGRVYFGQGESPVKLFAKLFGKSGREDGGNARHRARRRGQEEEQSAERPLFRDEVAGSGGGVPGGQGESVDPAGAGRIGFGDSSTSSSGGGFPSDPYATNPRGGQPRQEDTSMSAVTVCTRCGHRNAASSRFCSNCGAPLRGGAPAERPSETTSTISISGLEAYDSEVTGQTQVPSLSPEAQAAVDALPFGSALLVVRRGPNSGSRFLLDGELTTAGRHPQSDIFLDDVTVSRRHVEFRRGPDGSFSVADVGSLNGTYVNRERIDSVYLANGDEVQIGKYRLVFYANQRGV, encoded by the coding sequence CTGCCCCACGGGCGGGTCTATTTCGGTCAAGGGGAATCGCCCGTGAAGTTGTTTGCGAAGTTGTTCGGCAAGAGCGGACGCGAGGATGGCGGAAACGCCAGGCATCGCGCTCGGCGTCGTGGCCAGGAGGAGGAGCAGAGCGCGGAGCGCCCGCTCTTCCGGGACGAGGTCGCGGGCTCGGGCGGTGGCGTTCCCGGTGGTCAGGGCGAGTCGGTTGACCCTGCCGGTGCCGGCCGCATAGGTTTCGGAGACTCATCGACCTCAAGTTCGGGTGGAGGGTTCCCCTCCGACCCGTATGCGACCAATCCCCGTGGGGGACAGCCGCGGCAGGAGGACACGTCCATGTCGGCCGTGACGGTTTGTACGAGGTGCGGGCACCGCAATGCGGCGTCGAGCAGATTCTGCTCCAACTGTGGTGCGCCCTTGCGCGGTGGGGCTCCGGCCGAGCGTCCGTCGGAGACGACGTCGACGATCTCCATCTCAGGCTTGGAGGCGTACGACTCCGAGGTCACCGGACAGACCCAGGTCCCGTCGCTCTCCCCCGAGGCGCAGGCCGCCGTCGACGCCCTCCCCTTCGGTTCGGCGCTGCTGGTGGTGCGTCGGGGTCCGAACTCGGGAAGCCGTTTTCTTCTCGACGGCGAGCTGACCACCGCGGGTCGTCATCCGCAGAGCGACATCTTCCTGGACGACGTGACCGTCTCCCGTCGTCATGTGGAGTTCCGTCGGGGTCCTGACGGAAGTTTCAGTGTTGCGGACGTCGGCAGCCTCAACGGAACCTACGTCAACCGCGAGCGGATCGACTCGGTCTATCTGGCCAACGGCGACGAGGTCCAGATCGGTAAGTACCGACTGGTCTTCTATGCGAACCAGCGGGGCGTGTAA
- the ftsR gene encoding transcriptional regulator FtsR, with the protein MRTPTGGAGRGTATAGDRLMSIGTVLGQLRDEFPEVTISKIRFLEAEGLVEPRRTPSGYRKFSPEDLERLAQILRMQRDHYLPLKVIREHLDAVARGEQQPLPAPSAQREHPDAAWEAPSEPRTAARVGRAELLAAAGVSEQELAEWESYGLLARDGDGGYDAEAVTVARLVVELGRFGLEPRHLRAMKAAADREASLVEQVVAPLRRHRNPQTRAHAEATANELATLSVRLHAALMRAALGVRLD; encoded by the coding sequence ATGCGAACACCGACGGGCGGTGCCGGTCGCGGCACCGCCACCGCGGGGGATCGGCTGATGAGCATCGGTACGGTGCTCGGTCAGCTGCGTGATGAGTTCCCCGAGGTCACCATCTCCAAGATTCGTTTCCTGGAAGCCGAAGGGCTGGTAGAGCCGCGTCGTACCCCATCCGGGTATCGCAAGTTCAGCCCCGAGGACCTGGAGCGGCTCGCGCAGATTCTGCGGATGCAGCGGGACCACTATCTTCCGCTGAAGGTCATCCGGGAGCATCTGGACGCGGTCGCCCGTGGTGAGCAGCAGCCGCTCCCCGCGCCCAGTGCGCAGCGGGAGCACCCCGACGCGGCCTGGGAGGCCCCCAGTGAGCCCCGTACGGCCGCCAGGGTGGGTCGGGCGGAGTTGCTGGCCGCTGCTGGGGTCAGTGAGCAGGAGCTCGCGGAGTGGGAGTCCTACGGGCTGCTTGCGCGGGATGGCGACGGAGGGTACGACGCCGAGGCCGTCACGGTGGCGCGGCTGGTCGTCGAGCTGGGCAGATTCGGTCTGGAGCCTCGACACCTTCGGGCCATGAAAGCCGCGGCGGACCGGGAGGCGTCCTTGGTCGAACAGGTGGTTGCACCCTTGCGGCGGCATCGCAACCCGCAGACCAGAGCCCATGCGGAGGCCACCGCGAACGAGCTGGCAACCCTGTCGGTACGGCTGCATGCGGCCCTGATGCGGGCGGCCCTCGGGGTACGTCTTGACTGA